From one Luteipulveratus mongoliensis genomic stretch:
- the shbA gene encoding RNA polymerase sigma factor ShbA: MSKRVTLYQSQAIDGQIAQVPLRDLAAAAREGDQSAVDQLMGAVHQIAVRYARARLGAFPGAADAAQDAAQEVCVAVLTALPRYADRGVPFEAFVYRIASHKVADVQRGVIRRPVPTEDVPDTVDLSAGPEESALRADQAARVWSLMDKLSPQHREIITLRVAVGMSAEETAQALGMTAGAVRVAQHRALGRLRDMIENDDQGLR, encoded by the coding sequence GTGTCCAAGCGCGTAACGCTTTATCAATCCCAGGCGATAGATGGACAGATTGCGCAGGTTCCCCTGCGCGACCTGGCAGCTGCCGCTCGGGAGGGCGACCAGTCTGCAGTCGATCAGTTGATGGGGGCAGTGCATCAGATCGCGGTTCGGTACGCCCGAGCCCGGCTGGGCGCTTTTCCCGGAGCAGCGGACGCCGCACAGGATGCGGCACAGGAGGTGTGCGTGGCCGTGCTGACAGCGCTCCCTCGCTATGCCGACCGTGGCGTCCCCTTCGAGGCCTTCGTCTACCGCATCGCTTCGCACAAGGTGGCCGACGTCCAGCGTGGCGTGATCCGCCGTCCGGTGCCCACCGAGGACGTCCCGGACACGGTCGACCTCTCGGCCGGTCCGGAGGAGTCCGCGCTGCGCGCAGATCAGGCCGCCCGCGTCTGGTCTCTCATGGACAAGCTCTCGCCGCAGCACCGCGAGATCATCACGCTTCGAGTCGCCGTCGGCATGTCCGCGGAGGAGACCGCGCAGGCCCTGGGCATGACGGCCGGCGCCGTTCGCGTTGCTCAGCACCGCGCGCTCGGCCGGCTGCGCGACATGATCGAGAACGACGATCAGGGGCTGCGATGA
- a CDS encoding RNA-binding S4 domain-containing protein has translation MTSEPVIEVPIRDEAIKLGQLLKLSGLVEDGAEARELIQTGRVSVDGEVETRRARQVRPGSRVELPGAVMTVVRSEP, from the coding sequence ATGACGTCCGAACCGGTCATCGAGGTCCCTATCCGCGACGAGGCCATCAAGCTCGGACAGCTGCTCAAGCTGTCCGGTCTGGTCGAGGACGGCGCCGAGGCGCGCGAGCTGATCCAGACCGGCCGGGTGAGCGTCGACGGCGAGGTCGAGACGCGCCGGGCCCGGCAAGTACGCCCTGGGTCACGTGTCGAGCTGCCCGGCGCCGTGATGACGGTGGTCCGGTCCGAACCCTGA
- a CDS encoding type II toxin-antitoxin system Phd/YefM family antitoxin, translating to MSRQIDAGQLSEQVLDLIAGLQPGDDLVITRAGEPIATITPYDSVLEGTVMLPDAPADVPPSTAYDGVTVVATAMKLSAEARSRLSAEMGGEVAVIDMMDVVPGIEVNVLLIPAASAHAVGILRRQFPVARIVVTEIEDEELNVSYAGPVRRLLEAGADSYLASSTISHLATQLEAEVLPARRQLESGGGARYELEG from the coding sequence GTGAGCAGACAGATCGACGCGGGGCAGCTGTCCGAGCAGGTGCTCGACCTGATCGCCGGCCTACAGCCGGGCGACGACCTGGTGATCACGCGCGCCGGCGAGCCCATCGCGACGATCACGCCCTACGACAGCGTCCTCGAGGGCACGGTCATGCTGCCGGACGCACCGGCCGACGTGCCGCCCAGCACGGCGTACGACGGAGTCACGGTGGTGGCCACGGCGATGAAGCTGTCGGCCGAGGCACGCAGCCGCCTGTCGGCCGAGATGGGCGGCGAGGTCGCCGTGATCGACATGATGGATGTGGTGCCCGGCATCGAGGTCAATGTCCTGCTGATCCCGGCGGCGAGCGCGCACGCCGTGGGCATCCTGAGGCGGCAGTTCCCCGTGGCTCGGATCGTCGTCACGGAGATCGAGGACGAAGAGCTCAACGTCAGCTACGCGGGGCCGGTGCGGCGCCTGCTCGAGGCCGGCGCTGACTCCTACTTGGCGTCCTCGACGATTAGCCACCTCGCCACACAGCTCGAGGCGGAGGTCCTACCGGCACGTCGTCAGCTCGAGAGTGGCGGGGGAGCCCGGTACGAGCTGGAGGGCTGA